Proteins encoded together in one Luteimonas fraxinea window:
- a CDS encoding XAC0095 family protein: MTTFGLNDQSTVGYFLPEDSQFRLKKLREYVEFLSHIAQPRTANEDNEFMPDIRAGEVAICLELLAEQVELVLDEVTFPAQREARKPKPVAGTATVDVQDTEDDDADDDADDDDDDDDDDDDDDDDDEGERGPQAHAGGDFRFGMTLAQVDAINRLIEMIRAHGDVTSASPDADFASGTLAMVGHAIFDSAEALYTLMLQVEAQRLDPPVAPSNVVREARVVYGTGLARELLRLNVGARQTASLH; encoded by the coding sequence ATGACGACGTTCGGTTTGAATGATCAGAGCACGGTGGGCTACTTCCTGCCCGAGGACAGCCAGTTCCGGCTGAAGAAACTGCGCGAGTACGTGGAGTTTCTGTCGCACATTGCGCAGCCGCGCACGGCCAATGAGGACAACGAGTTCATGCCCGATATCCGTGCGGGCGAGGTGGCGATCTGCCTGGAGCTGCTGGCCGAACAGGTGGAACTGGTGCTGGACGAGGTGACATTTCCGGCACAGCGCGAGGCGCGAAAGCCGAAGCCTGTTGCAGGCACGGCCACCGTCGACGTGCAGGATACGGAAGACGACGACGCTGACGACGACGCTGACGATGACGATGACGATGACGATGACGATGACGACGACGACGACGACGACGAAGGCGAGCGTGGGCCGCAGGCGCATGCAGGCGGAGACTTCAGGTTCGGCATGACGCTAGCGCAGGTGGACGCGATCAATCGGCTGATCGAGATGATCCGCGCGCATGGCGACGTCACGTCGGCCAGCCCAGATGCTGATTTCGCAAGCGGAACGCTGGCGATGGTTGGACATGCGATTTTCGATAGCGCGGAGGCCCTGTACACGCTGATGCTGCAGGTGGAGGCGCAGCGCCTGGACCCTCCCGTGGCGCCCTCGAACGTCGTGCGTGAAGCCCGCGTTGTGTATGGCACGGGATTGGCGAGGGAACTGCTGCGATTGAACGTAGGGGCGCGCCAGACGGCAAGCCTGCACTGA
- a CDS encoding S41 family peptidase, with amino-acid sequence MRVSSLTLALSLLLSPAAFAQTPRSAETPAQAPGEASEPTPPAPPATAPSETPSAADDTEIPVAASDDPGAMEQASNRVPLQEIRRYVGVFNAVREAYVEPVEDSKLMSSAIRGLLLDLDPHSVYMQKETATAFDEGTEGAYDGIGVEVMYLGDGSMRVIAPIDGTPAAKAGIRAGDVIVSVDGRTLTPSDNDGAGPLRGAPGTSVTVGVLRDGETAPLEIRVDRETIRVVSVRSRMLEPGYGYVRVSQFQVETAADFARNVGELKQQSGGTLRGLVIDLRSNPGGLLTSAVQIADDLLDSGKIVSTRGRIPISDAEFSATPGDLLDGAPVIVLVDVGSASASEVLAGALRDNNRARVIGSRTFGKGSVQTVLPLDNGDSVKLTTARYYTPSGRSIQARGIDPDTTLRPEGAETADPNAPRAATVYTEANLPGHLQGDEEDGSTGGEALPGDGPIDAALAELKKPWVPTAQVHAEDTPPAVAPATAMPAPATGPTPATDTTPKTTPAPTSEPVPAAEPAETPETSTDPSTSENPTDSDATPETSEPPPPTP; translated from the coding sequence ATGCGCGTGAGTTCACTGACGCTGGCCCTGTCCCTGCTGTTGTCGCCAGCCGCGTTCGCGCAGACCCCACGCTCAGCCGAAACGCCGGCGCAGGCCCCCGGCGAGGCGTCGGAACCCACGCCGCCCGCGCCGCCCGCAACCGCGCCTTCTGAGACGCCGTCGGCCGCGGACGACACCGAGATCCCCGTGGCCGCCAGCGACGATCCCGGCGCGATGGAGCAGGCTTCCAACCGCGTGCCATTGCAGGAGATCCGCCGCTACGTCGGCGTCTTCAATGCCGTGCGCGAGGCCTACGTCGAGCCGGTCGAAGACAGCAAGCTCATGTCCTCGGCAATCCGTGGCCTGCTGCTCGATCTCGATCCGCACAGCGTGTACATGCAGAAGGAAACCGCCACGGCCTTCGACGAAGGCACCGAGGGCGCGTACGACGGCATCGGCGTCGAAGTGATGTATCTGGGCGACGGCAGCATGCGCGTCATCGCGCCGATCGACGGCACGCCCGCCGCGAAGGCCGGCATCCGCGCGGGCGACGTGATCGTCAGCGTCGACGGCCGCACGCTCACGCCGTCCGACAACGATGGCGCCGGCCCGCTGCGCGGCGCGCCCGGGACGTCGGTCACCGTCGGCGTGCTGCGCGATGGCGAGACCGCACCGCTCGAGATCCGCGTCGATCGCGAAACCATCCGCGTCGTCAGCGTGCGCAGCCGCATGCTCGAGCCGGGCTACGGCTACGTGCGCGTGAGCCAGTTCCAGGTCGAGACCGCCGCCGACTTCGCGCGCAATGTCGGCGAGCTCAAGCAGCAGTCCGGCGGCACGCTGCGCGGTCTGGTGATCGACCTGCGCAGCAATCCCGGCGGCCTGCTGACCTCCGCGGTGCAGATCGCCGACGACCTGCTCGACAGCGGCAAGATCGTCAGCACCCGCGGCCGCATCCCGATCAGCGATGCCGAGTTCAGTGCGACACCGGGCGACCTGCTCGACGGCGCCCCGGTGATCGTGCTCGTCGACGTCGGCTCGGCCAGCGCCTCCGAAGTGCTGGCCGGCGCGTTGCGCGACAACAATCGCGCCCGCGTCATCGGCAGCCGCACCTTCGGCAAGGGCTCGGTACAGACCGTGCTGCCGCTCGACAACGGCGATTCGGTCAAGCTCACCACCGCGCGTTACTACACGCCGAGCGGTCGCTCCATCCAGGCCCGCGGCATCGATCCCGACACGACCCTCCGCCCCGAGGGCGCGGAGACCGCCGACCCCAACGCCCCGCGCGCCGCCACCGTCTACACCGAAGCCAACCTGCCGGGCCACCTGCAGGGCGACGAAGAAGACGGCTCCACCGGCGGCGAAGCCCTGCCCGGCGATGGCCCCATCGACGCTGCACTCGCTGAACTGAAGAAGCCCTGGGTGCCGACCGCCCAGGTCCACGCCGAAGACACACCGCCCGCTGTCGCCCCGGCGACCGCGATGCCTGCGCCTGCTACCGGGCCGACGCCTGCGACGGATACAACGCCGAAAACCACGCCGGCTCCGACATCCGAACCCGTCCCCGCAGCAGAGCCGGCTGAAACACCTGAGACCTCAACGGACCCGTCGACATCCGAGAACCCAACGGATTCCGACGCAACGCCCGAGACCTCCGAGCCCCCACCGCCGACACCCTGA
- the gpmI gene encoding 2,3-bisphosphoglycerate-independent phosphoglycerate mutase codes for MPHAASSPRPRPVVLLILDGWGHRDDPRDNALALADIPNWRRLLAEHPSTLIHTEGRHVGLPDGQMGNSEVGHMNIGAGRIVYQDLTRIDAAIEDGSFFDNAELLAACDAVRGNGGTLHVMGLLSPGGVHSHEAHLAAMLDLAAKRGVARVAVHAFTDGRDMPPRSAEPSLRALQDRCAALGNAHVASVSGRYYAMDRDNRWERVRLAWDAIVDATSPHHTPDAVAALQAAYARDENDEFVLPTVIDGAAPMADGDAVVFMNFRADRARQLTAAFVDPAFAGFEARRPQLARFVCLTEYDARLPAPLAFAPDSLPNTLGEVLGANGMTQLRIAETEKYAHVTFFMSGGREDPYPGEDRILVPSPKVATYDLQPEMSAPEVCAKLVQAVRDQRFDVVICNFANPDMVGHTGVLAAAIKAVETVDTAVGEIVAAVREQGGELLVTADHGNVEMMRDPETGEPHTSHTVGPVDLIYVGSRDVPLRGGGALRDLAPTILDLIGVEQPAEMTGRSLLQAAG; via the coding sequence GTGCCGCACGCCGCCAGCTCTCCCCGTCCGCGCCCCGTCGTCCTGCTGATCCTCGATGGCTGGGGGCACCGCGACGATCCGCGCGACAACGCCCTGGCGCTCGCCGACATCCCCAACTGGCGCCGTCTGCTGGCCGAGCATCCGTCCACGCTGATCCACACCGAGGGCCGCCACGTCGGCCTGCCGGACGGGCAGATGGGCAACTCCGAAGTCGGCCACATGAACATCGGCGCCGGCCGCATCGTCTACCAGGACCTGACCCGCATCGACGCGGCGATCGAGGACGGCAGCTTCTTCGACAACGCCGAACTGCTGGCCGCCTGCGATGCGGTGCGCGGCAACGGCGGCACGCTGCACGTCATGGGCCTGCTGTCGCCCGGCGGCGTGCACAGCCACGAAGCGCATCTGGCGGCGATGCTCGACCTCGCCGCGAAGCGCGGCGTCGCCCGCGTCGCCGTGCATGCGTTCACCGACGGCCGCGACATGCCGCCGCGTTCGGCCGAACCCAGCCTGCGCGCGCTGCAGGACCGCTGCGCCGCGCTCGGCAATGCGCACGTCGCCAGCGTGTCCGGCCGTTACTACGCGATGGACCGCGACAATCGCTGGGAGCGCGTGCGCCTGGCCTGGGACGCGATCGTCGACGCGACGTCGCCGCACCACACGCCCGATGCGGTCGCCGCACTGCAGGCCGCGTATGCGCGCGACGAGAACGACGAATTCGTGCTGCCGACCGTCATCGACGGTGCCGCGCCGATGGCCGACGGCGACGCGGTCGTCTTCATGAACTTCCGCGCCGACCGCGCGCGTCAGCTGACGGCCGCCTTCGTCGATCCCGCATTCGCCGGATTCGAGGCACGTCGTCCCCAGCTCGCGCGTTTCGTCTGCCTGACCGAGTACGACGCGCGCCTGCCGGCGCCGCTCGCATTCGCGCCCGACAGCCTGCCGAACACGCTGGGCGAAGTGCTCGGCGCGAACGGCATGACCCAATTGCGCATCGCCGAGACCGAGAAGTACGCGCACGTGACGTTCTTCATGAGCGGCGGCCGCGAGGATCCCTATCCGGGCGAGGACCGCATCCTGGTGCCGAGCCCCAAGGTCGCGACCTACGACCTGCAGCCGGAGATGAGCGCGCCCGAAGTCTGCGCCAAGCTCGTGCAGGCCGTCCGCGACCAGCGCTTCGACGTGGTGATCTGCAACTTCGCCAATCCCGACATGGTGGGTCACACCGGCGTGCTGGCAGCGGCGATCAAGGCGGTGGAAACGGTGGACACCGCGGTCGGTGAAATCGTCGCGGCCGTGCGTGAGCAGGGTGGTGAACTGCTGGTCACCGCCGATCACGGCAACGTCGAAATGATGCGCGACCCGGAAACCGGCGAGCCGCACACCTCGCACACCGTCGGCCCGGTGGATCTGATCTACGTCGGCAGTCGTGACGTGCCGCTGCGCGGCGGCGGTGCACTGCGTGATCTCGCGCCGACGATCCTCGATCTGATCGGCGTCGAACAACCGGCCGAAATGACCGGCCGCAGCCTGCTGCAGGCCGCCGGCTGA
- a CDS encoding type II toxin-antitoxin system HipA family toxin, translated as MARHLEIHLDGRWVRAATLEPFGDGVRVDYLDDYVFRDTPVPVSMTRPVAFSPPGQAAKGTPAFLFDLVPQGHGRQLLLQLLDLRDSDHLLLPLIEAGAFSPVGQLRVDTAVAFYDDYVRRNPPPPGGFTLQALANRDLHAVEHLATHAMLTAGSPGVQGIAPKYLLAEDATGQLYAELALSDLQVRAHWLAKGPRSRSAVDQTVLRNEAAYLQVAAACGLRVYRAETIRLEGGLLLMPRFDRRVAPVGVQRLAQESLASLAGLTGFGQPVRLNTLLRALRRHVSDPRTETIEFLQRDVLNQAMRNTDNHARNHAVQRLPGGCVQLTPLYDFAPMFMDPELIPRVAQWADAADVRLDDWAHILAALDLRDDERAPVTRAMHDFAARVAALPLTMRDAGVDAAIIEQCRASIDRQADQLARLIP; from the coding sequence ATGGCCCGCCATCTCGAAATCCATCTCGACGGACGCTGGGTGCGAGCAGCCACGCTCGAGCCGTTCGGCGATGGCGTACGGGTCGACTATCTCGACGACTACGTCTTCAGGGATACGCCTGTACCGGTGTCGATGACCCGCCCGGTCGCATTCAGCCCACCGGGACAAGCCGCAAAAGGCACGCCCGCCTTCTTGTTCGATCTCGTACCGCAAGGGCATGGCCGTCAGCTGCTGCTGCAACTGCTCGACCTGCGTGACAGCGACCACCTGCTGCTGCCGCTGATCGAGGCCGGCGCGTTCAGCCCGGTGGGGCAATTGCGCGTCGATACCGCCGTCGCGTTCTACGACGACTATGTGCGCCGCAATCCGCCGCCGCCCGGCGGCTTTACGCTACAGGCGCTGGCAAACCGCGACTTGCACGCCGTTGAGCACTTGGCCACGCATGCGATGTTGACCGCGGGCAGTCCGGGCGTGCAGGGCATCGCCCCGAAGTATCTGCTTGCAGAGGACGCGACGGGCCAGCTGTACGCCGAACTGGCGTTGTCCGACCTGCAGGTCCGCGCGCACTGGCTGGCGAAAGGTCCGCGGAGCCGGAGTGCCGTCGATCAGACCGTTCTACGCAATGAAGCGGCCTATCTCCAGGTCGCCGCCGCATGTGGCCTGCGTGTGTACAGGGCCGAGACCATCCGGCTGGAGGGCGGCTTGCTGCTGATGCCCCGTTTCGACAGGCGCGTCGCACCGGTCGGTGTACAGCGCCTCGCCCAGGAAAGCCTCGCCAGTCTTGCGGGCCTCACCGGCTTTGGGCAGCCGGTCCGTTTGAATACCCTGCTGCGCGCCCTCCGCCGGCACGTGAGCGACCCGCGGACCGAGACCATCGAGTTCCTACAGCGCGACGTCCTCAACCAGGCAATGCGCAATACCGACAACCACGCGCGCAACCATGCCGTGCAGCGGCTGCCCGGCGGCTGCGTTCAATTGACGCCGCTATACGACTTCGCGCCCATGTTCATGGATCCCGAGCTGATTCCGCGCGTGGCCCAGTGGGCAGATGCCGCCGACGTGCGCCTCGACGACTGGGCGCACATTCTGGCGGCGCTGGACCTGCGCGACGACGAGCGGGCACCGGTGACGCGCGCGATGCACGACTTCGCCGCCCGCGTTGCCGCGTTGCCGCTGACGATGCGCGACGCTGGCGTAGACGCTGCGATCATCGAGCAATGCCGCGCCTCGATCGACCGCCAAGCCGATCAGCTTGCACGGCTCATACCCTGA
- the crcB gene encoding fluoride efflux transporter CrcB, giving the protein MNRLALIALGGAFGSVCRYQLSVWMLQFVGATAEAPPRFPVGTFVVNLLGCLVAGLLAGGIARHGWFTPDVRAMLIVGVMGGFTTFSAFGLETLALLRRGDVAMAAVYVIASVVLGVLLAGLGWWVVARGS; this is encoded by the coding sequence ATGAACCGGTTGGCGTTGATCGCGCTGGGTGGTGCGTTCGGGTCGGTGTGCCGGTATCAGTTGTCGGTGTGGATGCTGCAGTTCGTGGGCGCGACCGCGGAGGCGCCGCCGCGGTTTCCGGTGGGGACGTTCGTTGTGAACCTGCTGGGGTGCCTGGTCGCTGGGCTGCTGGCGGGCGGGATCGCGCGGCATGGCTGGTTCACGCCGGACGTGCGGGCGATGTTGATCGTCGGCGTCATGGGCGGATTCACGACGTTCTCGGCGTTCGGGTTGGAAACGCTGGCGTTGCTGCGCCGTGGGGATGTGGCGATGGCGGCGGTGTACGTGATCGCGAGCGTGGTGCTCGGGGTGTTGCTGGCGGGGTTGGGGTGGTGGGTGGTGGCGCGGGGGAGTTAG
- a CDS encoding helix-turn-helix domain-containing protein produces MPRNPSRPGPEQARIQREALYAGLADGSIGIADGVRRMRHISGLTQPEFARHRGISVQALRQIESGAGNPTAATLDAIGAVFGLRTGFVPRNDLT; encoded by the coding sequence ATGCCCCGCAACCCGTCCAGACCAGGTCCGGAACAGGCGCGCATCCAGCGCGAAGCCCTCTACGCGGGCCTGGCCGACGGCAGCATCGGCATTGCCGACGGCGTGCGCCGCATGCGTCACATCAGCGGTCTCACCCAGCCGGAATTCGCGCGTCACCGGGGCATCAGTGTGCAGGCCTTGCGACAGATCGAATCGGGGGCCGGCAACCCCACCGCGGCTACACTCGACGCGATCGGCGCCGTGTTCGGGCTGCGCACAGGATTCGTGCCGCGCAACGACCTCACGTAG
- a CDS encoding endonuclease domain-containing protein: protein MQYTSAKLQFARHLRRESTDAERLLWFHLRDRRLGVKFRRQQPVGPFVVDFLSVEAMLIVELDGSQHDDAIDAGRTRFLERRGYRMLRFWNHDALVRTESVLEVILASVALTPTPLPEGEGLEHNPKLR from the coding sequence ATGCAATACACATCCGCCAAGCTTCAGTTCGCGCGCCACCTCCGCCGCGAATCGACCGACGCCGAACGCTTGCTGTGGTTCCACCTGCGCGACCGGCGCCTCGGGGTGAAGTTCAGACGGCAACAGCCCGTCGGGCCTTTCGTCGTCGACTTTCTGAGTGTCGAAGCCATGCTGATCGTCGAGCTTGATGGCTCGCAGCACGACGATGCCATCGATGCTGGCCGCACACGTTTCCTGGAACGCCGCGGCTATCGCATGCTGCGTTTCTGGAATCACGATGCCCTGGTGCGCACGGAATCCGTGCTCGAAGTCATCCTCGCGAGCGTCGCCCTCACCCCAACCCCTCTCCCGGAGGGAGAGGGGCTCGAGCACAACCCCAAACTGCGTTGA
- a CDS encoding murein hydrolase activator EnvC family protein codes for MSRGRALLLVALLVAALPVLDAAGQNSRETERRLERVRKELRDVAAERRRLEGQRGEAARDLRAADEQVSTSARALRDTRIKLAEEQIALEKLQARRVELESTVETRREELAALVRAAYTVGDEAALKLMLAQDRVADAGRLLTYHRYLQQQRSTRISELRAEMAELDGIEAAIQDRRAGLEAAQVEQRAQLAKVESDRSQRAEAVKGIESRFSDRSAREKALGRDARSLERVLTQLREAARRAEAERRAAAAAAREREAREAREATAAGRPRPPPRPPTQVARTTAPQVGGLGWPVSGSLLTAYGGKLPDGRSSTGILIGAPAGTAVKAVADGTVVFAEWMTGYGMLLIVDHGNGYMSLYAHNDGLLKSVGNAVRRGDTVSSVGSSGGQGRSGLYFELRQNGTPVNPTTWLQRR; via the coding sequence ATGTCCCGCGGCCGCGCGCTGCTGCTGGTCGCGCTGCTCGTTGCGGCGCTGCCCGTGCTCGACGCCGCAGGGCAGAACAGCCGCGAGACCGAGCGCCGCCTCGAGCGCGTGCGCAAGGAACTGCGCGATGTCGCCGCCGAGCGCCGTCGACTCGAAGGCCAGCGCGGCGAAGCGGCGCGCGATCTGCGCGCGGCCGACGAACAGGTCTCGACATCCGCGCGCGCGTTGCGCGACACACGCATCAAGCTCGCCGAAGAACAGATCGCGCTGGAGAAACTGCAGGCACGCCGGGTCGAACTCGAATCCACGGTAGAGACGCGCCGCGAAGAACTCGCCGCGCTGGTGCGCGCCGCCTACACCGTCGGCGACGAAGCCGCGCTGAAGCTGATGCTCGCGCAGGATCGCGTCGCCGATGCCGGACGCCTGCTGACCTATCACCGCTATCTGCAGCAGCAACGCAGCACGCGCATCTCCGAACTGCGCGCGGAAATGGCAGAACTCGACGGCATCGAAGCCGCGATCCAGGACCGCCGCGCGGGACTCGAAGCCGCGCAGGTCGAGCAACGCGCGCAGCTGGCCAAGGTCGAGAGCGATCGCAGCCAGCGCGCCGAAGCGGTCAAGGGCATCGAATCGCGCTTCAGCGATCGCAGCGCCCGCGAAAAAGCACTCGGTCGCGATGCCCGCTCGCTGGAACGCGTGCTCACCCAACTGCGCGAAGCCGCGCGCCGCGCCGAGGCCGAACGCCGCGCCGCAGCCGCCGCTGCGCGCGAACGCGAAGCGCGCGAAGCCCGTGAAGCGACCGCGGCAGGCCGTCCGCGTCCACCACCGCGTCCGCCGACCCAGGTAGCCCGCACGACCGCACCGCAGGTCGGCGGCCTCGGCTGGCCGGTCAGCGGCAGCCTGCTCACCGCCTACGGCGGCAAGTTGCCCGACGGCCGCAGCAGCACCGGCATTCTGATCGGCGCGCCTGCAGGCACCGCGGTGAAAGCCGTTGCCGACGGCACGGTGGTCTTCGCCGAATGGATGACCGGCTACGGCATGCTGCTGATCGTCGACCACGGCAACGGCTACATGAGCCTCTACGCGCACAACGACGGCCTGCTCAAGAGCGTCGGCAACGCCGTGCGCCGCGGCGACACCGTCTCCAGCGTCGGCAGCTCCGGCGGCCAGGGCCGCAGCGGCCTGTACTTCGAACTGCGCCAGAACGGCACACCGGTGAATCCAACGACGTGGTTGCAGCGGCGCTGA
- a CDS encoding phosphatase PAP2 family protein yields MNWSRITHLGDAALVLPLLVAAIVGLAIQRPTQRRAAFQWALIITTSLALVAASKIASCGWGTGIRRWNRTCFSGHTVSAWLAWPALLMLMAPTRLHALSMTLLIAGTATALLGWSRVPLGAHPLSEVIARTVLGGVAACLCMRVLCPHALDRRGISLLTAVLLVFGVAQRHRPSSHEALVRSGRCHAFRHGSRGAAASLVNRPIMNF; encoded by the coding sequence GTGAACTGGTCCCGCATCACCCACCTTGGCGACGCCGCCCTCGTGCTTCCGCTACTCGTCGCGGCCATCGTGGGATTGGCCATACAACGCCCAACCCAACGCCGCGCCGCGTTCCAGTGGGCGTTGATCATCACGACCAGCCTTGCGCTCGTCGCCGCCAGCAAGATCGCCTCCTGCGGCTGGGGCACCGGCATCCGCCGTTGGAACCGCACCTGCTTCAGCGGCCATACGGTATCCGCATGGCTCGCGTGGCCGGCGCTGCTGATGCTCATGGCGCCAACGCGTCTACACGCGTTGAGCATGACGTTGCTCATTGCGGGAACGGCCACTGCACTCCTCGGCTGGTCCCGTGTTCCGCTTGGCGCGCACCCGCTCAGTGAGGTCATCGCGCGCACGGTGCTGGGTGGCGTTGCAGCGTGTCTGTGCATGCGGGTGTTGTGTCCGCATGCGTTGGATCGGCGCGGCATCAGCCTGCTGACGGCCGTACTGCTTGTGTTTGGTGTCGCGCAGCGGCATCGACCGTCCTCCCACGAAGCCCTGGTTCGAAGCGGCCGATGCCATGCTTTCCGGCACGGATCGCGCGGTGCAGCGGCGTCACTGGTCAACAGGCCAATAATGAATTTTTGA